A genomic region of Alligator mississippiensis isolate rAllMis1 chromosome 4, rAllMis1, whole genome shotgun sequence contains the following coding sequences:
- the ACBD4 gene encoding acyl-CoA-binding domain-containing protein 4 isoform X3 yields the protein MEPPAPDYQVQFQAAVRVIQGLPKNSSYCPSYEEMLRFYSYYKQATVGSCAIPRPGFWDPIGRYKWDAWNSLGKMSKEEAMAAYISEMKRIAQKIIDTIPMDKTSEHMFGYFEPLYDVIHDMPRPPESFFKRKAEEEEKDSEPTKDGQEERLSGNHVEEPPSGEQKQEEQTLGGGLDCADEALENSQLTSDSESEVFCDTLEQMEADQAGQLLAKQSPSLSSPCSIQADGFASSTLEMTEEGELAEGRRQNGRSSGSPMGLGTKRELQIATAELGSGDSLDTDVGAQRSTGVRLELDVQVAGAIHALQDNMQSVMKRLSHLETVTATQMNASGQGPDKPLAAFTGQKPSQWPLEISARTLLFLIAWPFIVQWLLRRFQRRKR from the exons ATGGAGCCCCCGGCACCCGACTACCAGGTGCAGTTCCAGGCTGCCGTCAGGGTCATCCAGGGCCTGCCCAAGAACA GTTCCTACTGCCCCTCCTACGAGGAGATGCTTCGGTTCTACAGCTACTACAAGCAGGCAACAGTGGGCAGCTGTGCGATCCCCCGACCCGGCTTCTGGGATCCCATTGGCCGGTACAAATG GGATGCATGGAACAGTCTGGGGAAGATGTCTAAAGAGGAGGCCATGGCAGCCTATATTTCGGAGATGAAGAGAATTGCTCAGAAG ATCATCGACACGATTCCCATGGACAAGACCTCAGAGCACATGTTTGGGTACTTCGAGCCTCTCTACGATGTGATACATGACATGCCCAGGCCCCCAGAGTCCTTTTTCAAGAGGAAAGCTG aagaagaagagaaggacTCTGAACCTACCAAGGATGGACAAGAGGAGAGACTGTCTGGGAACCATGTGGAGGAACCTCCATCTGGAGAACAGAAACAAGAAGAACAGACCCTGG GAGGAGGGCTGGACTGTGCCGATGAGGCACTTGAGAACAGCCAGCTGACCAGCGACTCGGAGAGCGAAGTGTTCTGTGATACCCTGGAGCAGATGGAGGCAGACCAG GCTGGTCAGCTCCTAGCCAAGCAGAGCCCTTCCTTGAGCAGCCCTTGCAGCATCCAGGCTGATGGGTTTGCTTCCTCCACCCTAGAGATGACTGAGGAAGGAGAGCTGGCTGAAGGCAGAAGACAAAATGGAAGAAGCAGTGGAAGCCCCATGGGCCTTGGCACCAAGAGAG AGCTACAAATTGCCACAGCAGAGTTGGGGTCCGGAGACAGCCTAGACACTGATGTTGGGGCCCAGAGGAGCACAGGAGTGAGGTTGGAGCTGGATGTGCAGGTGGCTGGAGCTATCCATGCCCTGCAAGACAATATGCAGAGCGTTATGAAGAGGCTGAGCCATCTAGAAACTGTGACTGCCACACAG ATGAACGCTTCTGGACAAGGTCCTGACAAGCCACTTGCCGCCTTCACTGGACAG AAGCCATCCCAATGGCCCCTGGAGATCTCTGCCCGCACCCTGCTGTTCCTCATTGCATGGCCCTTCATTGTCCAGTGGTTGCTGCGGCGTTTCCAACGCAGGAAGAGGTGA
- the ACBD4 gene encoding acyl-CoA-binding domain-containing protein 4 isoform X1 produces MRGVFLLVGGSYSHPPVRHNPAQAGGRRGSAVRSSGAGAGAGSWRGLGSYCPSYEEMLRFYSYYKQATVGSCAIPRPGFWDPIGRYKWDAWNSLGKMSKEEAMAAYISEMKRIAQKIIDTIPMDKTSEHMFGYFEPLYDVIHDMPRPPESFFKRKAEEEEKDSEPTKDGQEERLSGNHVEEPPSGEQKQEEQTLGGGLDCADEALENSQLTSDSESEVFCDTLEQMEADQAGQLLAKQSPSLSSPCSIQADGFASSTLEMTEEGELAEGRRQNGRSSGSPMGLGTKRELQIATAELGSGDSLDTDVGAQRSTGVRLELDVQVAGAIHALQDNMQSVMKRLSHLETVTATQMNASGQGPDKPLAAFTGQKPSQWPLEISARTLLFLIAWPFIVQWLLRRFQRRKR; encoded by the exons ATGAGAGGCGTGTTTCTATTGGTCGGGGGTTCTTATTCCCACCCCCCCGTCCGACACAACCCGGCTCAGGCTGGAGGGCGAAGGGGGTCAGCTGTTCGCagcagcggggccggggccggggccggatcCTGGCGCGGGCTGG GTTCCTACTGCCCCTCCTACGAGGAGATGCTTCGGTTCTACAGCTACTACAAGCAGGCAACAGTGGGCAGCTGTGCGATCCCCCGACCCGGCTTCTGGGATCCCATTGGCCGGTACAAATG GGATGCATGGAACAGTCTGGGGAAGATGTCTAAAGAGGAGGCCATGGCAGCCTATATTTCGGAGATGAAGAGAATTGCTCAGAAG ATCATCGACACGATTCCCATGGACAAGACCTCAGAGCACATGTTTGGGTACTTCGAGCCTCTCTACGATGTGATACATGACATGCCCAGGCCCCCAGAGTCCTTTTTCAAGAGGAAAGCTG aagaagaagagaaggacTCTGAACCTACCAAGGATGGACAAGAGGAGAGACTGTCTGGGAACCATGTGGAGGAACCTCCATCTGGAGAACAGAAACAAGAAGAACAGACCCTGG GAGGAGGGCTGGACTGTGCCGATGAGGCACTTGAGAACAGCCAGCTGACCAGCGACTCGGAGAGCGAAGTGTTCTGTGATACCCTGGAGCAGATGGAGGCAGACCAG GCTGGTCAGCTCCTAGCCAAGCAGAGCCCTTCCTTGAGCAGCCCTTGCAGCATCCAGGCTGATGGGTTTGCTTCCTCCACCCTAGAGATGACTGAGGAAGGAGAGCTGGCTGAAGGCAGAAGACAAAATGGAAGAAGCAGTGGAAGCCCCATGGGCCTTGGCACCAAGAGAG AGCTACAAATTGCCACAGCAGAGTTGGGGTCCGGAGACAGCCTAGACACTGATGTTGGGGCCCAGAGGAGCACAGGAGTGAGGTTGGAGCTGGATGTGCAGGTGGCTGGAGCTATCCATGCCCTGCAAGACAATATGCAGAGCGTTATGAAGAGGCTGAGCCATCTAGAAACTGTGACTGCCACACAG ATGAACGCTTCTGGACAAGGTCCTGACAAGCCACTTGCCGCCTTCACTGGACAG AAGCCATCCCAATGGCCCCTGGAGATCTCTGCCCGCACCCTGCTGTTCCTCATTGCATGGCCCTTCATTGTCCAGTGGTTGCTGCGGCGTTTCCAACGCAGGAAGAGGTGA
- the ACBD4 gene encoding acyl-CoA-binding domain-containing protein 4 isoform X2, with protein sequence MRGVFLLVGGSYSHPPVRHNPAQAGGRRGSAVRSSGAGAGAGSWRGLGSYCPSYEEMLRFYSYYKQATVGSCAIPRPGFWDPIGRYKWDAWNSLGKMSKEEAMAAYISEMKRIAQKIIDTIPMDKTSEHMFGYFEPLYDVIHDMPRPPESFFKRKAEEEKDSEPTKDGQEERLSGNHVEEPPSGEQKQEEQTLGGGLDCADEALENSQLTSDSESEVFCDTLEQMEADQAGQLLAKQSPSLSSPCSIQADGFASSTLEMTEEGELAEGRRQNGRSSGSPMGLGTKRELQIATAELGSGDSLDTDVGAQRSTGVRLELDVQVAGAIHALQDNMQSVMKRLSHLETVTATQMNASGQGPDKPLAAFTGQKPSQWPLEISARTLLFLIAWPFIVQWLLRRFQRRKR encoded by the exons ATGAGAGGCGTGTTTCTATTGGTCGGGGGTTCTTATTCCCACCCCCCCGTCCGACACAACCCGGCTCAGGCTGGAGGGCGAAGGGGGTCAGCTGTTCGCagcagcggggccggggccggggccggatcCTGGCGCGGGCTGG GTTCCTACTGCCCCTCCTACGAGGAGATGCTTCGGTTCTACAGCTACTACAAGCAGGCAACAGTGGGCAGCTGTGCGATCCCCCGACCCGGCTTCTGGGATCCCATTGGCCGGTACAAATG GGATGCATGGAACAGTCTGGGGAAGATGTCTAAAGAGGAGGCCATGGCAGCCTATATTTCGGAGATGAAGAGAATTGCTCAGAAG ATCATCGACACGATTCCCATGGACAAGACCTCAGAGCACATGTTTGGGTACTTCGAGCCTCTCTACGATGTGATACATGACATGCCCAGGCCCCCAGAGTCCTTTTTCAAGAGGAAAGCTG aagaagagaaggacTCTGAACCTACCAAGGATGGACAAGAGGAGAGACTGTCTGGGAACCATGTGGAGGAACCTCCATCTGGAGAACAGAAACAAGAAGAACAGACCCTGG GAGGAGGGCTGGACTGTGCCGATGAGGCACTTGAGAACAGCCAGCTGACCAGCGACTCGGAGAGCGAAGTGTTCTGTGATACCCTGGAGCAGATGGAGGCAGACCAG GCTGGTCAGCTCCTAGCCAAGCAGAGCCCTTCCTTGAGCAGCCCTTGCAGCATCCAGGCTGATGGGTTTGCTTCCTCCACCCTAGAGATGACTGAGGAAGGAGAGCTGGCTGAAGGCAGAAGACAAAATGGAAGAAGCAGTGGAAGCCCCATGGGCCTTGGCACCAAGAGAG AGCTACAAATTGCCACAGCAGAGTTGGGGTCCGGAGACAGCCTAGACACTGATGTTGGGGCCCAGAGGAGCACAGGAGTGAGGTTGGAGCTGGATGTGCAGGTGGCTGGAGCTATCCATGCCCTGCAAGACAATATGCAGAGCGTTATGAAGAGGCTGAGCCATCTAGAAACTGTGACTGCCACACAG ATGAACGCTTCTGGACAAGGTCCTGACAAGCCACTTGCCGCCTTCACTGGACAG AAGCCATCCCAATGGCCCCTGGAGATCTCTGCCCGCACCCTGCTGTTCCTCATTGCATGGCCCTTCATTGTCCAGTGGTTGCTGCGGCGTTTCCAACGCAGGAAGAGGTGA